The nucleotide sequence GCTGGCCCACCTGGCCGTGCCCGACCACTCGCCAGCGTTCTGGCGGCTGGTCGACCGCTACCCGCTCTCGGAGCGGGCCCGCGGGTTCCTGATCGCCAAGGGGATGGAGGACGACGAGAGCTAGCCCGGAGCGGGCCGGTCGTCCCCGTCGTCGCCCTCGTCCTTGGCCTCCTCGGCCTCCAGGAGGGCGCGCAGGCCCTCGTCCAGGTCGACCTCGGCGCCGCCGACCAGGCCGACCCGCTCCAGCCAGCGGCCGGGCACGTCCAGCTCCTCGGCCGTGGGCAGGTTCTCCGGGTGCGACCAGACCTGGTCCAGGCCCTCGATGTCGGTGGCGGCCAGGACCTCGTGGCAGAAGCGCTCCCCCCGGGAGGCGGCGGCGCGCTCCGGGTCGGCCCGGAGCAGCAGGGCGAACAGGCGGGCGGGGGACTGCGGGTCGGCGTCGCGGCGGCCGACCGCGGCCTCGATGGCGGCCAGGCCGGGGAGCCGGCCCTCCAGGGCACGACCGGCGATCACCAGGGTGTAGCCGGCCACGAGGGCGAGCAGCACCTCCAGGCGCCCCGTGGCCGCCTGGAGGGCGGCGCTCGGCGGGCCCAGCAGACCCTCCCCGCCGCCGGCGAGCAGCTCCTGGAGGGCCTCGGGGTTGGCCATGTCCAGCGACTGGAGCCGGTCCATCATCTGGGAGGCGTCGGGCTCGGTCTGGAGGGCGACGTCGTCCACCACCCGGCGGAGCTGGTCGCCGAGCCACGGCACCCCGGCGAGCAGGCGCTGGCCGGCGACCTGATGGCAGGCCAGCCACAGCCGCAGCTGGTCGCCGGGCAGGTCGGCCGACCGCTCGAAGGCGGCCACGTTCTCGGGCACCAGCAGCACCTTGGCCGGGTCGGGCCCTGGCATGGCCAGCTCGTACTGGCCGAGCACGGAGCGGGCGAGCTGGCCGACGAGCGTGCCCACCTGGAGGCCGGCGACCAGGCCCCCGACCCGGCTGATCATGTCCCCGACCCCGGGCGGGCCCATGCCGGCCCCGCTGCCGAGGGCCTCGGCGACCCGGCGGGCGCCCGGCTCGACCAGGGGGGCGAAGCCGCCGAGGACGGCCTCGGCCCAGTCGGGGCGGTTCACCGGCCGGGCCGCCAGGGCCACCCCGGGGCCGGGCAGGCTGGTCACCGGGTCGACCCAGAGCTCGGCCAGGCGCAGCCGGTCGTCCCAGGAGCGCGCCTCGCCCGGGTCGGGGGCGGCCGCCGGCCGCGGCAGCTGCGGCATCATGCCGAGGTCCTCGGCCCCGGCCGCGGTGGCCACCGCCACCTGCCGGGCCAGCTCCCAGTTGACCGGCCCGGACGCGGTCGCCATCAGCCTGGCGAACTCCCGGAACAACGGGATCCGCCCGAAGAAATCGCCGGAGCCGCCCGGCCCTTCGGTCATGGGTCTCATGCTACCCGCGGCGTCACGACAAGACGGCTAGAACCCGCCCCCTCCGGGTAGCCTGGGCGCTTCTGGACGGCGACGAAAGGCACCACGGTGGGTCGGACGGTGGCAATGGTGGGCGCGCTGCACCCCGCGGCGGGGGCGCTGGCGCTGGCCCTGGAGGACGACCCGGGGGTCGAGCGGGTGCTGGGGCTGTCCCGGCACGAGCCGCCGCTGCTGGGGCCCAAGTTCGAGTTCGTCCAGGTCGGTCCCGGCGACCCGACCTTCGCCGGAACGCTGGCCGGGGCGGACACGGTGGTGCTGTTCCCGCTGGTCGACGCCGCCGACCGCAACGAGGAGGGGCGCCGGAACCGGGTGCTGGAGGGGACCAGGCACGCCCTGGAGGCCGCCGCCGGCGCGGCCACGGTGGTGCTGTGGTCGAGCGGGGTCGTCTACGGCGCCCACCCCGACAACCCGGTCCCGATCACCGAGGACCAGCCGCTGCGGCCCAACCCCGAGTTCCCGGCGGCCGGCGTGCTCGCCGACAGCGAACGGCTGGCGCTGGAGGCGTCGCTGGGAGAGGGCACGGCGGTGGTGGTGCTGCGCGGCGCCGGGGTGTGGACACCGGCCTGGGGGACCTTCCTGTCCCGGAGCCTGATGGCGCCGGCCATGGTCGGGGTCCAGGGCCAGGACCCGCCGCGGCAGTGCCTGGCCCCCGCCGACGCCGTCTCGGCCCTGGCGCTGGCGACCTCGGGCCGGCTGCGCGGCGTCTACAACGTCGCCCCCGACGACTGGATCGGGGCCAGGGACGCCGTCCGGGCGGCCGGGGCCGGCCGGCGCCGCCTCCAGGTGCCGCAGCGGATCGCCCAGGTCACCGCCGAACGGCTCCAGCGGGCCGGCGTCTCGGCCGCGACCCCGGGCGAGCTCGCCTACCACCTCCACCCGTGGGTGCTCGACAACGCCCGGCTGCGCCAGGCCGGCTGGGCCCCGACCCGCTCCAGCGCCGAGGCGTTCACCGAGGCGGGCGGGCAGGTGCCGGACGGGGTCCTGGTCGGCGGGGTCCAGGTCCGCCGCAGCGACATCTACCGGGGCGCCGTGGCCGGGCTCGCCCTGGCCGCCGCCGCCGTGGCCGTCGCCCGCCGCCAGGCCCGGGCCTCGCGCCCGGCCCGGCCGGCGACGCGCCGCCCAGCCTCGGGGCGCCGCCCGGCCAGCCCCATGTAGCCGGCCGTGGCCCGCGACCTCGCCATCGACCTGGGCACGGCCAACACCCTGGTCTACGCCAAGGGCAGGGGGATCGCGCTCGACCAGCCGACCGTGATCGCGATCAACGAGCGCAGCGGCGACATCCTGGCCATGGGCGAGGAGGCGTACGCCATGATCGGGCGCACGCCCGGCCACATCGTGGCCGTCCGGCCGATGCGGGGTGGAGCCATCTCCGACTTCGACACCACCGCCCGGCTCATCCGGATGCTGCTGGACCGGGTCGGCACCGGCCGCCTGGGCAAGCCGCGGGTGCTGGTCTGCGTCCCCTCGGCCATCACCGAGGTGGAGCGGCGGGCCGTGCAGGAGGCGACCCTCCAGGCCGGGGCCCGGGCCGCCTGGCTGGTCGAGGAGCCGATGGCGGCGGCCATCGGGGCCGGGCTGCCGGTGCACGAGCCGACCGGCCACCTGGTGGTCGACGTCGGCGGCGGCACCACCGAGGTGGCCTGCATCGCCCTCGGCGGCATCGTCGCCGCCAAGGCGATCCGGGTGGGCGGCTTCGACATGGACGCGGCCATCGCCACCCACATCCGGCGCGAGTACGCCGTCGTCGTCGGCGAGCGCACCGCCGAGCAGGTCAAGCTGTCGATCGGGTCGGCCTACCCGCAGCCGGGGGAGGGCAAGGCCGAGGTCACCGGCCGGGAGCTGGCCACCGGGCTGCCCAAGACGGTCCCGGTCTCCGCCGCCGAGGTGCGCGAGGCGCTCCGGGAACCGGTCGGCCAGATCGCCCAGGCGGTCGTCTCGACCCTCGCCGAGATCCCCCCGGAGCTGGCCGGCGACGTGCTCGACAAGGGCATCTACCTGACCGGCGGGGCCAGCATGCTGCGCGGCCTCCACGCCCGCCTGCGCCACGAGGCGGAGATCGCCGTCCACCAGGCCGAGGCGCCGCTCGAGTGCGTGGTGCTCGGCGCCGGCCGCATCGTCGAGGACCTCGAGGAGCTGGCGCCGCTGTTCACCGGCGATCCCGCGCGCCGCTGAACGGCCCCGGCGGTGCGACAATCGAGGATGGTTCCCGACTCCCGGAGGTGCCGGTGCGGCAGCGCGTGATCGCCGTCGTCGCCGTGCTGGGCCTGATCGGCCTGGTCTTCGCCCTCAACTTCTACCGGCTCCCGGTGGTCGCGCTCAGCCCCGGCCCCATGGAGGACGTACTGGCCCGGCTCAAGATCGAGGGCCCCCGGGTCTACGACTCCGAAGGCAAGCTCTACCTCACCTCGGTCGGGATCGACGACAACGTCCGCTTCTACGAGGCCCTGCTCGACATGGCCAACCGTGACGTTGAGCTGGTCCCGCGGTCCGAGCTGTACCCCGACGAGCAGGGCTCGGACGAGATCGACGAGGAGAACGCCATCCTGATGGACGTGTCCAAGGAGACGGCCACGGTGGTCGCCCTGCGCGAGGTCGGCTACGAGATCGAGCCGATCGCGGTCGAGATCACCCAGGTCGTCGACGGCACCCCGGCCGACGGCAAGCTGCGGGCCCGCGACCGCATCCTCGAGATCGACGGCCGCGCCGTGGCCAGCACCGACGAGGTCCGGAAGGCGATCACGCGTCACCAGGTCGGCGAGCGGGTCGCCTTCCGGGTCGAGCGGGACGATGCCGAGAAGAAGGTGTCGGTGGAGGTGGGGGAGGCGGAAGGCGAGCCCCGGGTCGGGATCGCGCTCCAGGAACTGTTCGCCGACCTGCCCGTCAAGGTGACGATCGAGACCGAGAACAACATCGGCGGCCCCTCGGCCGGGCTGATGTTCACCCTGTCGATCATCGACAAGCTCACCCGCGAGGACCTGACCGCCGGGCGCCGGATCGCCGGGACCGGCGCGATCGCCCTCGACGGCGACGTCCTGCCCGTCGGCGGGGTGGCCGAGAAGCTGATCGCGGTCCGCCGCCAGGGGGTGAGCACCTTTTTCATCCCGGCCGACAACTGCGACAGCGTCCGCGGCCGGGTCCCGGACGGCCTGCGCCTGGTCAAGGTGTCGAAGATCGAGGAGGCGCTGCGCTTCCTGCGCGACCCCGAGGTCGCCGCCGCCGCCCCCGGCTGCTAGCCCGACCGGCCAAGGCCGGTCGGAGTCGATCGAGTGTCGGCCGATGGCCGACCCCACGCCTTGGTTGGACCGGTCCTCCCGGAGCCAACCCCGGGACCGGTCGGGGTTGGCTCCGGGAGCCGACCGGCGCCGGACGGCGCCGACCGGACGGAGCCCCTCGCCGACAGCGGCCAGCAGAGGTGCCTTCCTGGTAGCAGGCGCGCGTGGCCCGGAAATGGGTACGGGCAGCCTCGCCGCCACCCCGGCGACGGGGCACCCGTCCCAGTCCGGACACCCGTGCTAGGGTCTGGAAGGAAGCATCGGAGTGCCCGTCGCCGGGCGCCCGTCGAAAGGTCCGAGCTCGTGGTCGCAGCCCGCCGTCCTCCTCGTCGATGGACGCTGGCCGTCCTGCTGCTGGCGTTCCTCGCCCTGGCCGCGGTCGGCAGCGTCTCGCGCTTCTACACCGACCTCCTGTGGTTCCGGGAGATCGACAAGGCCGGGTTGTTCTGGGGCATGCTGCGGACCAAGGCCTTCATCGGCCTGCTGGCCGGGCTGGGGACCGCGGCCATCGTCGGCGTGAACCTGTGGATGGTGGAGCGGCTGGCCCCGCGCTACGGCCTCACCGTGGTCGCCCGCCCCCAGGTCGAGCGGGCCCGGACCGTCCTCTCCCCGTACCTGCGGCCGCTGCGCCTCGGCATCGCCGCCTTCCTCGGGCTGGTCGTCGGCCTGCAGGCGTCCGGCCTGTGGCAGACCTTCCTGCTGTGGAGCAACCGGGTCGCCTTCGGCCAGCGCGACGCCCTGTTCGGCCGCGACGTCGGCTTCTACATGTTCGAGCTGCCGTTCCTGCGGTCCGTCTTCGGCTGGCTGTTCACCACCCTGGTGCTCACCACCCTGCTGGTGGCGGCCGGGCACTACATCCTGGGCGGGATCCGCCCCCAGGCCGAGACCAACCGCATCGCCGCCCAGGCCCAGTCGCACCTGTGCGTGCTCCTCGGCCTGATCGTCGCCCTCAAGGCCTGGGGCTACTGGCTCGACAAGTACCAGCTGCTGTTCTCCACCCGCGGAGTGGTCGCCGGCGCCTCCTACACCGACGTCAAGGCCCAGCTGCCGGCCCTCGAGGTGCTGTTCTGGGTCGCTCTGATCTGCGCGGCGATGTTCTTCTGGGGGGCGCGGCGAGGCGGCCTGCTCATCCCCACGATCAGCATCGTCCTGCTCGCCGGGGTGTCCCTGATCATGGGCGGCATCATCCCGGCCATCTTCCAGCGCTTCCGGGTCGAGCCCCAGGAGCTGGCCCGCGAGCGGCCCTACATCGAGCGCAACATCGGCGCCACCCGCCAGTCGTTCGGTCTCAGCGACGTCGACACCGATTCGTTCCCGGCCGCCGGCACCCTCACCGCCAAGGTCGTCGACGAGAACCGGCAGACGGTCGAGAACATCCGCCTGTGGGACCCGCAGGTCCTCCGGCCGGCGGTGCGGAACCTCCAGGCGATCACCCAGTACTACACCTTCAGCGACGTCGACGTGGACCGTTACGAGGTCGAGGACGAGCTGCGCCAGGTGATGATCTCGGTCCGCGAGGTCGACCCCAACCTGCTCGCTCCGTCGGCCAGGACCTGGCAGAACCTGCACCTGGCCTACACCCACGGCTACGGTATGGTCGCGGTCCAGGTCAACACCTCAGTGAGCGGTGGCCAGCCGGACTTCATCGTCTCCGAGTTCGCCACCGAGAACGCCAGGATCTCGCTCGAGGAGCCGCGCGTCTACTTCGGGGAGCCACCGCCCAACGCCCCCGAGTTCGTCGTCGTCAACTCCGCCCAGCCGGAGTTCGACGCCCCCGCGGCGAGCGGCGAGGGAGCCGCCTTGTCGAAATACCAGGGCACGGGCGGCGTGCAGCTCTCCGACATCGGCCGCCGGCTCGCCTTCGCCACGCGTTTCCGCGACATCAACCTGCTGATCTCCGGCAACATCAAGAGCGACTCCCGCCTGATGTTCAACCGCGACATCCGCGACCGGGTCGAGAAGGCCGCTCCGTTCCTCCAATGGGACGGCGACCCGTACGCCGCGGTGGTGGACGGAAGGCTCAAGTTCATCCGGGACGGCTACACCACCTCCGCCCACTACCCGTATGCGCAGCGGGTCGACCTGGCCGACGCTTCCCGCCGCGGAGAGATCGGCAGCCGAGGCGTCCAGGGCATCGGCAACTACATCCGCAACTCCGTCAAGGCCGTGGTCGACGCCTACAGCGGCGAGGTCACCCTCTACGCCTACGACGAGAGCGACCCCATCCTGCGCGCCTGGCGCAAGGCCTTCCCCGACCTGTTCGTCCCCAAGTCGGAAATCCCCCCGAGCCTGGCGGAACACATCCGGTATCCGGAGGACCTGTTCTCCATCCAGACCTGGATCTACGCCAGCTACCACATCAGCAACCCGGACGTCTTCTACTCGAGGGAGGACTTCTGGGCGCTGCCCGACGACCGCTCCGGCGAGCTCCAGCGCCAGGAGGACACCGGCGGGCTGACCGCCGGCGCCGGCACCAAGGCCCGCCCCTACTACCTGCTGACCAACCTACCGGGGAGCCGGAAGCTTCAGTTCTTGCTGGTGATGCCGTTCACGCCCAACAACAAGGAGAACATGGTCTCCTACCTGGCCGCCAACTCCGGTCCGGACAACTACGGGGAGCTGAC is from Actinomycetota bacterium and encodes:
- a CDS encoding zinc-dependent metalloprotease, whose amino-acid sequence is MTEGPGGSGDFFGRIPLFREFARLMATASGPVNWELARQVAVATAAGAEDLGMMPQLPRPAAAPDPGEARSWDDRLRLAELWVDPVTSLPGPGVALAARPVNRPDWAEAVLGGFAPLVEPGARRVAEALGSGAGMGPPGVGDMISRVGGLVAGLQVGTLVGQLARSVLGQYELAMPGPDPAKVLLVPENVAAFERSADLPGDQLRLWLACHQVAGQRLLAGVPWLGDQLRRVVDDVALQTEPDASQMMDRLQSLDMANPEALQELLAGGGEGLLGPPSAALQAATGRLEVLLALVAGYTLVIAGRALEGRLPGLAAIEAAVGRRDADPQSPARLFALLLRADPERAAASRGERFCHEVLAATDIEGLDQVWSHPENLPTAEELDVPGRWLERVGLVGGAEVDLDEGLRALLEAEEAKDEGDDGDDRPAPG
- a CDS encoding rod shape-determining protein — its product is MARDLAIDLGTANTLVYAKGRGIALDQPTVIAINERSGDILAMGEEAYAMIGRTPGHIVAVRPMRGGAISDFDTTARLIRMLLDRVGTGRLGKPRVLVCVPSAITEVERRAVQEATLQAGARAAWLVEEPMAAAIGAGLPVHEPTGHLVVDVGGGTTEVACIALGGIVAAKAIRVGGFDMDAAIATHIRREYAVVVGERTAEQVKLSIGSAYPQPGEGKAEVTGRELATGLPKTVPVSAAEVREALREPVGQIAQAVVSTLAEIPPELAGDVLDKGIYLTGGASMLRGLHARLRHEAEIAVHQAEAPLECVVLGAGRIVEDLEELAPLFTGDPARR
- a CDS encoding S16 family serine protease, with translation MRQRVIAVVAVLGLIGLVFALNFYRLPVVALSPGPMEDVLARLKIEGPRVYDSEGKLYLTSVGIDDNVRFYEALLDMANRDVELVPRSELYPDEQGSDEIDEENAILMDVSKETATVVALREVGYEIEPIAVEITQVVDGTPADGKLRARDRILEIDGRAVASTDEVRKAITRHQVGERVAFRVERDDAEKKVSVEVGEAEGEPRVGIALQELFADLPVKVTIETENNIGGPSAGLMFTLSIIDKLTREDLTAGRRIAGTGAIALDGDVLPVGGVAEKLIAVRRQGVSTFFIPADNCDSVRGRVPDGLRLVKVSKIEEALRFLRDPEVAAAAPGC
- a CDS encoding UPF0182 family protein produces the protein MVAARRPPRRWTLAVLLLAFLALAAVGSVSRFYTDLLWFREIDKAGLFWGMLRTKAFIGLLAGLGTAAIVGVNLWMVERLAPRYGLTVVARPQVERARTVLSPYLRPLRLGIAAFLGLVVGLQASGLWQTFLLWSNRVAFGQRDALFGRDVGFYMFELPFLRSVFGWLFTTLVLTTLLVAAGHYILGGIRPQAETNRIAAQAQSHLCVLLGLIVALKAWGYWLDKYQLLFSTRGVVAGASYTDVKAQLPALEVLFWVALICAAMFFWGARRGGLLIPTISIVLLAGVSLIMGGIIPAIFQRFRVEPQELARERPYIERNIGATRQSFGLSDVDTDSFPAAGTLTAKVVDENRQTVENIRLWDPQVLRPAVRNLQAITQYYTFSDVDVDRYEVEDELRQVMISVREVDPNLLAPSARTWQNLHLAYTHGYGMVAVQVNTSVSGGQPDFIVSEFATENARISLEEPRVYFGEPPPNAPEFVVVNSAQPEFDAPAASGEGAALSKYQGTGGVQLSDIGRRLAFATRFRDINLLISGNIKSDSRLMFNRDIRDRVEKAAPFLQWDGDPYAAVVDGRLKFIRDGYTTSAHYPYAQRVDLADASRRGEIGSRGVQGIGNYIRNSVKAVVDAYSGEVTLYAYDESDPILRAWRKAFPDLFVPKSEIPPSLAEHIRYPEDLFSIQTWIYASYHISNPDVFYSREDFWALPDDRSGELQRQEDTGGLTAGAGTKARPYYLLTNLPGSRKLQFLLVMPFTPNNKENMVSYLAANSGPDNYGELTLVNLDRSRIIFGPTQVNARILANPTIASQLNLLAQRGSRVLLGNLLIVPVEESLLYVQPIFVQGSAANSIPLLQRVAVYYNNQVGYASTLSEAVGQVISGQAPTEPDGGGEQPPPPPTGGGTADVQELLRQANEAYQAAQQELADGNLGGYQSQIARMADLVERALAQTRGTGNANDATPPTTTAPPG